From a single Azospirillum fermentarium genomic region:
- the nifH gene encoding P-loop NTPase family protein (nitrogenase iron protein; nitrogenase component 2; with component 1, an molybdenum-iron protein, catalyzes the fixation of nitrogen to ammonia; nitrogen reductase provides electrons to the nitrogenase complex; in R. etli there are three essentially identical copies of nifH which are actively expressed during symbiosis), which translates to PGVGCAGRGVITAINFLEENGAYDDVDYVSYDVLGDVVCGGFAMPIRENKAQEIYIVMSGEMMALYAANNIAKGILKYAHSGGVRLGGLICNERQTDKEIDLADALAKRLGSKLIHFVPRNNIVQHAELRRMTVIEYAPESDQAQEYRALANKVHNNSGQGVIPTPITMEELEEMLMDFGIMKTEEQQLAELQAKEAAASA; encoded by the coding sequence ACCGGGGGTTGGCTGCGCCGGCCGCGGCGTGATCACCGCCATCAACTTCCTGGAAGAGAACGGCGCCTATGACGACGTGGACTACGTGTCCTACGACGTGCTGGGTGACGTGGTGTGCGGCGGCTTCGCCATGCCCATCCGCGAAAACAAGGCCCAGGAAATCTACATCGTCATGTCCGGCGAAATGATGGCGCTCTACGCCGCCAACAACATCGCCAAGGGCATTCTGAAGTACGCCCACTCCGGCGGCGTGCGCCTGGGCGGGCTGATCTGCAACGAGCGTCAGACCGACAAGGAAATCGACCTGGCCGACGCGCTGGCCAAGCGTCTGGGTTCCAAGCTGATCCACTTCGTGCCGCGCAACAACATCGTGCAGCACGCCGAACTGCGCCGCATGACCGTGATCGAATACGCTCCCGAGAGCGATCAGGCCCAGGAATACCGTGCGCTGGCCAACAAGGTGCACAACAACTCCGGCCAGGGCGTCATCCCGACCCCGATCACCATGGAAGAGCTGGAAGAGATGCTGATGGACTTCGGCATCATGAAGACCGAAGAGCAGCAGCTCGCCGAGCTGCAGGCCAAGGAAGCGGCCGCCTCGGCCTGA